A genomic segment from Tessaracoccus defluvii encodes:
- a CDS encoding glycerate kinase: MTTVVVAPDSFKQSLDAASVATHLAAGWRRVRPDDDVRPVPMADGGEGTLEAFAVAFPRARRVPVRVMGPHDLAVEAEWLWLPDGTAVVELASTSGIELLGDELRPLSAHTQGFGEAIRAAVEAGVTRLILGIGSSASTDGGVGMLRALGGRFLTADGAEASQGAGGLARIAQVDLSGVTALPETLVLSDVTNPLLGPRGAAAVFGSQKGLDRAGRELAEAGLARLAGLIGLDPEAPGSGAAGGVGYALRALGARVTPGAERLGDVLGLPELVASADVVITGEGAFDGQSLAGKVPGYVVSLASEQRGPSRRRSSLAAPQGPPALLLAAGRIAADADVSAFRATCSLVELAGSPEAAIAGAGRWLEEAGSRLALSYGDSDSAGPRG, encoded by the coding sequence ATGACCACCGTCGTCGTCGCACCGGACAGCTTCAAGCAGTCCCTGGATGCCGCCTCGGTCGCCACGCACCTCGCGGCGGGTTGGAGGCGGGTCAGGCCCGACGACGACGTGCGACCCGTGCCCATGGCCGACGGTGGCGAGGGCACGCTGGAGGCGTTCGCCGTCGCCTTCCCCAGGGCGAGGCGCGTGCCGGTGCGGGTCATGGGCCCGCACGACCTCGCCGTGGAGGCGGAATGGCTCTGGTTGCCCGACGGCACCGCCGTCGTCGAGCTGGCGTCGACCTCGGGGATCGAGCTCCTCGGCGACGAGTTGCGGCCCCTGTCCGCCCACACGCAGGGGTTCGGTGAGGCGATCAGGGCGGCGGTGGAGGCAGGCGTGACACGGCTCATTCTGGGCATCGGATCCAGCGCGTCGACAGACGGCGGGGTTGGCATGCTGCGGGCCCTCGGGGGCCGTTTCCTCACCGCCGACGGGGCCGAGGCGTCGCAGGGCGCGGGCGGCCTGGCGCGGATCGCACAGGTCGACCTCTCGGGGGTGACGGCGCTGCCGGAGACCCTCGTGCTGAGCGACGTCACCAACCCGCTGCTCGGGCCGCGGGGCGCGGCAGCCGTCTTCGGGTCGCAGAAGGGACTGGACCGGGCCGGGCGGGAGCTGGCAGAGGCGGGGCTCGCCCGGCTGGCCGGGCTGATCGGGCTCGACCCCGAGGCGCCGGGGAGCGGCGCCGCCGGCGGGGTCGGCTACGCGCTCCGGGCCCTGGGTGCCAGGGTGACGCCGGGCGCGGAGCGGCTGGGCGACGTGCTCGGCCTGCCGGAGCTCGTGGCCTCCGCGGACGTGGTCATCACGGGGGAGGGCGCGTTCGACGGCCAGTCGTTGGCGGGCAAGGTGCCCGGGTACGTGGTGTCGCTGGCATCTGAGCAGCGCGGCCCTTCGAGACGCCGCTCGTCCCTCGCAGCTCCTCAGGGACCGCCGGCGCTGCTGCTCGCGGCGGGCCGCATCGCCGCCGACGCCGACGTCTCCGCGTTCCGCGCCACCTGCAGCCTGGTCGAACTCGCCGGCTCCCCCGAGGCCGCCATCGCCGGAGCCGGGCGCTGGCTGGAGGAGGCGGGAAGCCGTCTCGCCCTCTCCTACGGCGACTCCGACAGCGCGGGGCCGCGGGGGTGA
- a CDS encoding LacI family DNA-binding transcriptional regulator, with product MTPPAGKRSGAATLNDVAHAAGVSLATASRVLNGSTRKVADDYRVRVEAAAQELGYTANLSAQATARGTSGTIALLVADIADPYFGLVASGVARGADEQGLVMTIAITEREVEREARLLRTLRGQRPRGIIFAASRGAESTSEALLSELTATQQTGSQIVMLGSGPEGPGIRSVTVDNLGASRRLGESLAALGYRRAVALAGERGVRTSDERLAGFTAGIGGVERVHRGGLSRNEGYRLAEEALAAGLEPGTVMFAVTDVMAIGAMSAVRAAGRTVGADVAVAGFDDISTARDVTPALTTVKVPVEEVGYRALQAATDPEWAPADDPVELTVLLRGSTPSLLT from the coding sequence ATGACACCACCAGCAGGCAAGCGTTCCGGCGCCGCCACCCTCAACGATGTAGCCCATGCCGCAGGCGTCTCACTGGCGACCGCCTCCCGCGTCCTGAACGGCTCGACCCGGAAAGTCGCCGACGACTACCGCGTCCGCGTCGAGGCGGCCGCGCAGGAACTCGGCTACACCGCCAACCTCTCCGCCCAGGCCACAGCCCGCGGCACATCGGGCACCATCGCCCTCCTGGTCGCCGACATCGCCGACCCGTACTTCGGGCTCGTGGCCTCCGGCGTCGCCCGCGGCGCGGACGAGCAGGGCCTCGTGATGACCATCGCCATCACCGAGCGCGAGGTCGAGCGCGAGGCCAGGCTGCTGCGCACCCTGCGCGGACAGCGGCCCCGCGGCATCATCTTCGCGGCCTCGCGGGGCGCCGAGTCCACGTCCGAGGCGCTCCTGTCCGAACTCACCGCCACGCAGCAGACCGGCAGCCAGATCGTCATGCTGGGCTCCGGGCCCGAGGGGCCGGGGATCCGGTCGGTGACCGTCGACAACCTGGGCGCCAGCCGCAGGCTGGGCGAGAGCCTCGCCGCGCTGGGCTACCGCCGCGCCGTCGCGCTGGCCGGCGAACGCGGGGTGCGCACCTCCGACGAGCGCCTCGCCGGCTTCACCGCCGGGATCGGTGGCGTCGAGCGCGTCCACCGGGGCGGCCTCAGCCGCAACGAGGGCTACCGGCTCGCAGAGGAGGCGCTGGCCGCGGGACTCGAGCCCGGGACCGTGATGTTCGCCGTCACCGACGTCATGGCCATCGGCGCCATGTCGGCGGTGCGCGCGGCCGGCCGCACGGTCGGTGCCGATGTCGCCGTCGCCGGCTTCGACGACATCTCCACCGCCCGCGACGTTACCCCCGCGCTGACGACGGTCAAGGTGCCCGTCGAGGAGGTCGGTTACCGCGCGCTGCAGGCCGCCACCGATCCGGAGTGGGCGCCCGCCGACGACCCCGTCGAGCTGACCGTCCTGCTGCGCGGAAGCACACCCTCGCTCCTGACATGA